A genomic region of Gossypium hirsutum isolate 1008001.06 chromosome D01, Gossypium_hirsutum_v2.1, whole genome shotgun sequence contains the following coding sequences:
- the LOC107921251 gene encoding stress-associated endoplasmic reticulum protein 2, translated as MTTSRRIADRKVLKFEKNITKRGAVPETSTKKGKDYPVGPMLLGFFVFVVIGSSLFQIIRTATSGSMA; from the exons ACAACATCAAGGCGCATTGCAGACAGGAAAGTGTTGAAGTTCGAAAAGAACATAACAAAGAGAGGAGCTGTTCCTGAAACAAGCACAAAAAAGGGGAAGGATTATCCTGTTGGCCCTATGTTGCTTGGGTTCTTCGTTTTCGTTGTCATTGGATCAT CTCTCTTCCAGATTATCAGGACAGCGACCAGTGGAAGCATGGCATAA